The proteins below are encoded in one region of Pseudophryne corroboree isolate aPseCor3 chromosome 8, aPseCor3.hap2, whole genome shotgun sequence:
- the LOC134949779 gene encoding paraneoplastic antigen Ma1 homolog translates to METLTGDSTYTWCQKKETSPRRCMGVWGDFEGYSEEEVLSRISTLYGVTRPKIVDKLRGDVGGMVAVLIEMEKEPDTSLIPPMMMADEETGKKWSIVWPVRKEEGVMDTRVLGVPVASGQGNGDTNLTGGQFETIVDRVVSQLERWHYEGSYRRLRIFSGIVPVPTGEETYEDWKEAAVQQAEEWQCPDQIKRQRVVESLRGPAMGIVQAARRSNPNATLETYLDALDYTYGTLEDVVDLNSRLYHTFQEYGEKLSSYVIRVDKLLYKIVD, encoded by the coding sequence ATGGAAACGTTGACTGGAGATAGCACTTATACATGGTGTCAGAAAAAAGAGACCAGTCCTAGGAGATGTATGGGAGTATGGGGGGACTTTGAAGGTTATTCAGAAGAAGAGGTACTGAGCCGGATCAGCACTCTATATGGAGTCACTAGACCAAAGATAGTGGACAAACTGAGGGGAGATGTGGGAGGAATGGTGGCTGTATTGATAGAAATGGAAAAGGAACCAGATACCAGTTTAATCCCACCAATGATGATGGCTGATGAGGAAACAGGAAAGAAATGGAGTATTGTATGGCCGGTTAGGAAAGAGGAGGGAGTAATGGATACTCGTGTTTTAGGAGTCCCAGTAGCCTCAGGCCAGGGAAATGGGGACACTAATCTGACCGGAGGACAATTTGAGACAATAGTGGATAGGGTAGTATCACAGTTAGAGCGATGGCACTACGAAGGAAGCTATCGTAGGCTAAGGATCTTCTCGGGCATTGTGCCTGTACCTACAGGAGAAGAAACTTATGAAGACTGGAAGGAGGCTGCTGTGCAACAGGCTGAGGAGTGGCAGTGTCCTGATCAAATAAAACGTCAACGAGTTGTAGAGAGCTTAAGAGGGCCGGCCATGGGGATAGTCCAGGCGGCTAGACGGAGTAATCCAAATGCTACCCTGGAGACCTATTTAGATGCCTTAGATTATACTTATGGCACCCTGGAAGATGTGGTAGACCTTAATTCCAGGCTATACCACACTTTCCAAGAATATGGAGAGAAACTGAGCTCGTATGTAATAAGAGTAGATAAATTACTATATAAAATTGTTGATTAA